CTGACATGCAGGGAGACATATTTGGCATTGAAGTTCTCTATCATGGCTCGAGAGGCCTGGTCCATCAGTTTCTGAGCCAGACCGAGGCGCCGGTGGGAACGCTTCACAGCCTGGTAGGAGAAGAGCAGAGAGCGGGTGAAGGACTGGGACCTTGAGGGCTGCCTCAACTAACCCCCACTTCCACCCCCACCAGAGAGCCTGAGTGAACCTTACATACCAATGAAGTGATATGTCCATGGGGCACATCATCTGGGTCCTCTTCCCTGGAGAGGGAGAAAGCAGAGGCTGCAAAGGAGCTCAGTGTAGGcacagccacccccaccccccgccatCTGTAAAGTGGATATGCAAATTCTAGGCTGGCCCTACAGCCCCCTAAGACCCCAGCTGGGGGAGAGCCAGGAGCCTCTTGGATCAGAGCAGCTGATCCTGCCACCCTCTACTGCCTGAAAACCCCATGCCTGCCAGGTATGGggcacacgcctatagttccagctactcggcaggccgggtcaagaggattgcttgagcccaggagttcgagaccagcctggacaacactttttttgtctctacaaaaaaaaaaaaatcaaaaaattagctgggtgtggtggcgcatgcctgtggtctcagctacttgggaggcagaggtgagaggatcacttgagcctgggaagttgaggctacagtgagccatgatcatgccactgcactccagcctgggcaacagagcaagaccctatctcaaaaaataaaaataaaaaaagaaatgagctgtcaacCCACGCAAAGACAAGGCAGAAGCTTAAATGTGCACTACTAAGTGAATAAAAGCCAGCCTGAAAAGGCTGTATACAGTATGATTCCAACTCTATGAcatcctggaaaaggcaaaaactatGCAGACAGtaaaaaatcagtggttgccaggggttaagaAGGGATAAATGCGTGGAACACAGTGAAACTATCCTGTGATAATACAAAGGTGGACACATATCATTTGGTCAAATCCATGGGGCTTACAACACAAAGAGAAGTGCAGGGGGGTttagttaatattaatatatcggctgggtgcagtggctaacgcctgcgatcctagcactttgggaggctgaggtgggtggaacacctgaggtcaggagttcgagaccagcctggccaacatagtgaaaccccatctctactaaaaaaattaaaaaattaaccaggtgtggtgtcacatgcctgtaatcccaactactaggaaggctgaggcaggagaatcacttgaacccaggaggtggagcttgcagtgagccaagatcacgccactgcactccagcctgggcaacagagcaagactccgtctcaaaaaaaaaaaaaaataataatagtaatatatcaCATTAGTTTATCACTTGTCACAAGTGGACCACACAAATCCAACAAGCTACTAATAGAGGAAACTGGCAGGGAGGGAATGCTGAGGGGTTCTATGGAACTCCATGTCCTTTCtattcaatttttctataaactttCAACTGTACTGAAAAGAAAGAgcctattcatttttttaaagcccaCAGAGGCATCCACCAGACACGTGtagcttctctcttcctccttggtGACTCACATTTTGGCCAGGACATACCCCACAATCTTCCCATTCTCGTCCTCAGCAATGTAAGAGAGCTGGtgacagagaggaaaagggagTGAGAAAACTTCATGTTGGAGCTGGAGGAGCCCTTTAGAGGGACACAAGCTGGACGATGGCTCATgacctccaggctgggtgacttGGTCTCCCCCGCGCCACACTGTGCCCTGCCCATGCCCAGAAAGAAGATGCAATGTGGGGATCCTGCCCGATGCCCCTATTCTCTGCTCCCTTCAGGCGCCTTCTTTCCCTTTGCCCCTGCCTGCCAGCTGAAAACACTAGAGACGTCACCAACCATACAGCCCCCTGGGCTCTGACAGACTTGTCCACTCCCTCCAAGATGGCCCGATTGGATTTTCCTCGGCCTGGTTTCCCCCACGCCCAAATTCAGAAGCTGCCCACCTGGGGCCAGGAAAGGCCATGGTAGAAGTAGTATTTCATCTGGTAGTTCTCGGGCaggcagaggaggttgcagtgctGCATGTTCATTAGGTCCTCTGGCTGCAAGGAAGGAGGGCAGTGGAACGCGCTCAGTCCAAGGCGCCGGTGACCACGGGTGAGAAGTCTGCTCCCCGTCGGTCTGCTCGGCCCCCCTCCCTCGGGGCTGAGCAGGCGCTGTGACGATCTGACTTTGCACAACGCCCAGAGCACAGGAACAGCAGTGGGCGCCCGGAGGTCCCCGGAGCCCACCCAACGCAGGCCCGACATCACGCAAACAGGAGGGAATCGCAGCCCCGGCCCCGCGCCCCGGCCTCTTCGGCGGGCTGGGCCAGCCCCATAGGTCCAGCGGCCGCAGGCACACGCAGGGCCACCGGGCCGGGCTCGGCCAGGGCCCTCGGGAGCATGCGCAGCAGCCACCGGGCCCGGCGCCCACGCGGCGCGGACAGCCTCCCGCCCCGGGCGCTCACCCTCGCATTGCGGATGTTCATAACGGCGGCGGGGCTCGCGGGTCCCAGCAGATCGTGAAGGCGCAGTCAGCTGCCGCCGCGCTCCGAAGCGACGCCGGGACGGCCGGGGCTGGGACCGGGGCTCGGCTCGCTGGGCGGTGGCGGAAGGGGCGGTGCGCGCCGGGCCGGCCACCGGCCGGAAGTGCACGGCCGCCGGGCCCGTGCTCCCGGCCGCTTGGCCAATGCGCGGGACAGGCCAGCGCGCGAGGCGGGCCAATGCGCGCAGCCGGTCAGCGCGGGGCGggcctgggggcggggcgggcctgggggcggggcgggcgctGCCCCGGAGCTGGAGCAGGCCCCTCCCTCGGCGCCGCAGCCCCGGTCCCGCGAGCCCACAGACACGCGCACAGCCGCAGGTGGAGCAGACTCAGCCTTTATTCCGCGCCTCGACGGGCGGGGGTGGGGACGGGCGTCGGCGTGGGGGCGGGGCGGCTCAGCAGGGCGCCCAGCATCTCCTCGCACATGGCTAGGCACCGCGGCACGTGGAAGCAGCCTGCGGGTGGAGGCGGGCAGGTAGTGAGGGCCGGGGGCAGCCGAGAGGCGCAACCCCTGCGGCCCCGCCCTGTCCCCCACTCACCTTTGAAAGGACCTCCCTTGATGGAGAGGGCCACCTTGCCCTCTCGGCTCAGGTAGCCAAACCATTCCCCGTACTCGGGATCGCGAAACTGGAATAACAGAGGCAGTGACAGCTAGCGCCTGCAGGACCCGCCCAGATGCCACTGCATCGCTACCAGGGGTCAGAGCCTGGGTTGATCCCAGGTAACATGGCTCCAGAACCAGCGATCTGAACCGCGACACTGCGTCCTCCACAAAGATGAAAGCAGGGGTGGGCGCAGCAAGCAGGGCTACAACTATATAACCGACTGGGCAAGGGGACGAGACACTGCTAGATGGAATGAAAGAACCCTGCCCTGCGATGTAGAAGCGTTCTCTATcaagccaggcgctgtggctcgcGCCtgaaatccagcactttgggaggccgaggcgggcggatcacctggggtcaggagttcaagatcagcctggacaacatggtgaaacctcatctctactgaaaacacaaaattagctgggcgtggtggcgcacctgtaatcccagctactcgggaggctgaagcgggagaatcgcttgaacacaggaggcggaggttgcagtgagccgagatcacgccattgcgctccagcttgggtgacagagcaagactccatctcaaagaaagaaagaaagaaaagaaaggaaagaaagaaggaaggaaggaaggaaagaaagaagaaagaaagaaaaaggttctCTATCGTGACTGTAGTGGTGGTTACGTtgatttaaagaaacaaagaacccTGATGGAGGAAACGACCTGTCATGAAACTCTTAAGATGCGACTCCCTTGGAGCTCCCATTCCCAGCTTCACAGGCCTGTCTTCCAGTAGATGTACAATCTCATCTGACTCCTGTCCTGGCTCACCATTGGTCCCAAATGCATCTCGTCGTCCGTCTGCCCCTGCCCAGTGCCCATTccactctctttccttctctctccactACCATTCCTTGGGGCACCTGTCTCAGGAAGCCTTGTCAGTTcagcctcttctccaaaggatcatgGAATCAATTACATTGAAGTCCAGTATGAAAATGTCTCTTTAAATGGTGGCCCATAAGAGTTGGTGTATTCTTCTTCGTAGGAAGTAAAACTagtcctgggctgggcacagaggctcacgcctgtaatcccagcactttgggaggccgaggcgggaggatcacttgagtccaggagtttaagaccagcctgggaaacatattgagaccccatctatacaaaaaaaaaaaaaataaagaattagctgggtgtgatggtacacagctgtagtcccagctacctgggcagctgaggtgggaggatcgcttgagcccaggaggttgaggctgcagtgagccatgatcgtgccactgcactcagtctgggcgatagagaccctgtctcaaaaaaataaaaaaataataataaataaataatactagtTCTGTGTGTATTCATTCTATCTTTTGAGTTACATTGTTCAAGTCCTTACTTATTTTTTGACTACTTGACATGACACAGGAAGGTAAAGAAGAATTTCCCTCAATGTCTGGATTTTTGCCTTCTGTATTCTGTTATGTTGGTTGATGCATAATGACTtacctggttttttttgtttgttggttggttggttggttttttggtttttatttatttttatttttattttttttgagacggagtctcactctgtcgcccgggctggagtgcagtggccggatctcagctcactgcaagctccgcctcccgggtttacgccattctcctgcctcagcctcccgagtagctgggactacaggcgcccaccacctcacccggctagctttttgtattttttagtagagacggggtttcactgtgttagccaggatggtcttgatctcctgacctcgtgatccgtctgtctcggcctcccaaagtgccgggattacaggcttgagccacagcgcccggccagtttttgtttttttaagacagagtttcgctcttgtcgctcagactggagtgcagtggcgtgatatcagctcgctgcaaccttcacgtcccaggttccagtgattctcctgcttcagcctcctgagtagctgggattacaggcacctgccaccacgcctggctaattttctgtatttttagtagagatggggtttcaccatgtcagccaggctgttcttgaactcctgacctcaagtgatccgcctgcctcggcctttcaaagtgctggaatgatgGGCGTGAGCCAAGGCACccagcccaatttttgtatttttagtagagacggggtttcgccatgttggccaggctggtccagaactcctgacctcaggtgatccacccgcctccgtctcctaaagtgctgagattacaggtgtgagccaccatacccagccaatttaCCTGTTAATCATAGCTTTTGTAATTGTTTAATGTCATCTAtatcttattatttcatttttgagttaTAACTGGTGGCCCCTAATACATACTCTATGAATGCATTAAATATTAAGATATAGCTGCAGGTCTAACAACCCTGGTGGTTTGGAAGTAGTGATGAGCATATGTGATACTTGCAGATGTCCCTCTAACTGCAATGCAATATAAACACATCTGGGATTTCTATCGGTGACAAAGCCAGGCACTTCTATTACCAATGTGGTTCACTGCCTCCACTCATAATGGAAGCAAATGCTAGTTTCCGTTAGAGGTTAGTACAAATACAGATGTGATTCTCCACCCCCGGTTTCAAAGCCCACACACCCCAGAATAAGATCCCCTGCTATAGTCCTCCCAGTACCAGGGTTTACCAGTGGAGTCGGAGTCGTGGCTTTAGAAACACATTAAGaatcttcattcattcaccacCCAGGCCTTGCCACCACTGGGTGCCATGTCCTTTCCTGCATTCAGCAGCTCGAGGTGCCTCCTGGGCAGCAGTCAGGACAGCTTATCACTCTGCTCCTAGCACTTGGGCCTCAGGGGGCCCCTGGTTTGGTCTTCTTCCTACGTCACCACTGATTCCGGTCTCCTTTGCTGGGCCTCCATTTCCCTTTTTGCCTCATAGATCTCAGCAGCatctgtactcttttttttttttttttttttttgagaccaagtcttgctgttgttccccaggctggagtgcgcaatggtgcgatctcggctcactgcaacctctgcctcctgggttcaagcgattctcctgcctcagcctcccaagtagctgggattacaggctcctgccaccacgcttggataatttttgtatttttagtagagacggggtttcaccatgttggccagactggtcttgagagacggggtttcaccatgttggccagactggtcttgaactcttgacttcaggtgatctgcccacctcagtctcccaaagtgctgggattacaggcatgaggcaccacgcctggccttttttttggagacatagtcttgctctgttgcccagctcaggctggagtgcagtggtgtgatcataactcactgcagcctcaaactcctgggcttaagcagtcctcctgcctcagcctcctgaatagctaggactacaggtgtgcatcacacccaggtaatttttaaaaattttttgtagagaccaggtctcactatgttgcccagactggttttgaactcctgggttcaagtgatcctcccgcctcatcctcccaaagtgctaggattataggcatgagccactgtgccaggcagcATCTACATTCTTATGATATTGAAAACATTCATGGTGAGTCCAGATCTCTCCATCTGAACTAGAGACTCAGGAATCCCACTGCTGCTCCACCAGACTCTGAACCCTCTGTCCCCACTAGTTCCCACCTGGGCCAGCCCTCACTGGCTGGGATGACAGCTACAGCTTCCTCTGCTGTCCCAGTTTCTGCCCTATACCCTACAGGCTTCCCCCATAACACCCTCCCCCTCCAAACCCCAGGACCCAGGTAACAGTGGAATCAGACCAGGCAGCTGGAGTCCATCCCTTGCCTACTCTGCCTTTATCCTTCCAGGCTGCCAGGCCCCCCTGCTGTGCCACATGCCCAGACTCCCAGTCCCTCAGACACACCCCTGATTGACTTGGCCCCTGTTCAGTGCTTCCCCGTTGCCACCCCATAGGTAAGAGCCCCCCACAACCCTCTCCAGTGGTATTATTCCCACAGCTGTCACTCTCACCACCACCTAGGTCTGCTTGCTAACAGTCTGCTCTCCCGGCCCCCACCACCAAAATTCGAGCTCTAGGAGGACAGGGGCTTCTTTGTTGACTGAACGAACAGCACTGGGGCTCCAGAAACTCTCAGACCAGCTGAGCGACTGTGCTCAGCAAGGGGGCAAGAGCACAGCCCGGCCAGACTCCCCCCATTACCCCATTCAGCCTCTAGAGGGGACAAGGAGGCAGCGCTCACCTGGCGGAAGGTGTACTCAGCCACTTGGTAGAAGAGGCGCAGCAGCACAGGGTCCCCACTCTCACTGTAACCCATGAGGAAGGCAATCATGGCTTCGCTGTGTGGCCACCAGAGCTTCATGGCCCACTCCAGCTGAGGGGAGAGCAGGGGCAGGCATCTCAGCAGGACACCCCCCTCCCCAACTTTCCAGACCTGGCTGTGTCTCCATTGACCCAAGCTACTGGAGGTGAATTGGGACACCTTTGGAGGTTCTGAAGGACCCTCCCAGTGACATCAGCTTCCTGAGCTGTAGGTCCTTGCATGGACACCAGGGCTCCAGACGAATGGCACATACGTCTGAGCATCAGCGTTTCACCAGCTCCCTGGTGGCTTCCATATGACATGGGACTGGGGAGCACTGGTGTCAGaggtgtgtgaaccagagcaactccatctgaAATAGGAGCTGGGTTAAATGaagctgaaacctactgggctgcattcccagacggcTGAGGCATTCTAAGCCACAGGacgagataggaggtcagcacaaaatacaggtcataaagaccttgctgataaaacaggttgcagtaaaggagccagccaaaacccaccaaaaccaaggtggccatgagagtgacctctggtggtcCTCACTGCTATACTCCCACTaatgccatgacagtttacaaatgccatggcgaCATCGGGAAGTTACTGTATACGGTCTAAAAAGGgtaggcatgaataatccaccccttgtttagcatatcatcaataaataaccataaaaatgggcaaccagccaggtgcggtggctctcgcctgtaatcccagcactttgggaggacgaggtgggtggatcacctgaggttgggagttcgagaccagcctaaccaacatggagaaatcccgtctctactaaaaatacaaaattagccgggcatggtggcccatgcccataatcctagctactcgggaggctagggcaggagaatcgcttgaacctgggaagcagaggttgcggtgagctgagatggtgccattgcactccagcctgggcaacaagaacaaaactccacctcaaataaataaataaataaaataaaataaaaataaaaaataaaaaggcaaccagcagccctcaggccTGCTGTGCCTATGGagtaaccattcttttattcctttactttcttaataaacttgctttcactttgcattgcggactcgccctgaattctttcttgcgcaaGATCCAAAAACCCTCTTCTGGGGTCTGGATCAcaacccctttcctgtaacactgGCACAGAAGCCGAGCGCAGGCCTTTAGGTTCCAATCCAGCCCCAGGTTACCCTCTAGAGAAGCACCCACCTCCCCAGGCAGAAAGCCTTAGATCAGCGTGGGTCACACATGGCCCTGGGTGCTCTCCCACCTGGGTGGGGCAGAAGTCATCAGCATCCTGGAAGTAAAAGAGGCCTCCATGGTCAGGGTCCCATCCGGAGCGGAAGGGCAACAACAGGAACTTGTCAACCACGTGGGCTCGAAGTTCAGGGTCGCCTTTCCGAATGCAATGACGGAGCAGAAACCAGCCGGCCTCCAGTGCGTGGCCTGGTGAGGGTTGGAGTACGGAAGAGCGGGGTTGGGGCTGAGGGACGGGACAGAGGGAGCAAAAGCCCTTGGCGCCTCTCTGCTCCCTCCCTAACAGTGAGCAAGCTTCTGAGCTCCCTGGCCCTGGAAGCCTGCCCCTCTGCAGAAATCCCCAGCCTCCGGAAGCCCATCCTCTCTCCTTTGCCTCCTCAAGGCGTCCCCCCAGGCACTCCCACATCTGAAGCCCAGAACGCAAGGCTCAGTGTTCCCCTCCTCCTGGGTGGCCCCCAGCCTACCCTGCCGCTCACCTGGGTTCTGCTGTCTCCCCAGGCAGCCAGAAAGTTCCTTGCCATCCTCTGACACATTCTCCAGCACAGCTTGTCCATCCCTCTACCGGGAAGCAGCAGAAGGGAATGTTACCTCCAGCCCTTTCACCCACCCAGCCACCCAACTAGAAAGACCCAGCCCCAGaaatcccttcctccctccctttcaccCAAGCCCCTGGACCTGCTGGCTTCGGTGGGCCAGGCTCAGAGGGGCATTTGAGGAGGGGCCGATTCACTCCCTTGGGCCTAGCaagttgttttttcattttttagacagagtcttgctctgtcacccaggctggagtgcagaggccgcAATCTCgattcactacaacctccacctcctgggttcatgtaattctcctgcctcagcctccctagtagctgggattacaggcatgcaccagcacgcccagctaatttttgtatttttagtagagacggggtttcactacgttggccaggctggtctcgaactcctgacctcaagtgatccgcccgcctcagcctcccaaagtgctgggtttacagccaggagccactgagtccagccaGGGCCTAGGAAGTTGTAATCCTCGCTTCTGGCCCAATCCTCTCCAGCAGAGGAGGGTGAAACATTGAATGGGGACAGACAGGGCGGGTTTCACGGCCCAGAGGCCTGGAAGGGACTTAGGGACTTGGGTGGGGCAGGGGTCTCCTTCTGTCAGGCCTTGCCTGGGGCTCCACACCCTCCCgccagccttcaggccctccaCCTTCCCCAGGTGGGGACCTCCCCGAATCTCTGTCTCTCCAGGTGTGTCAAGCCCCAGGGCACCcaggggagtgggggagtggaGGGCCTCCCACCACCCCAGCTCCCCAGGCATCCCCCACCTGCACGTGCTGCAGAATCCTCTGGGCGCACCAGTCCCCCAGCTCTGTGTATTTGCCTGCCAGCTCCTCATCTGCCTCCACAAGCTGCTCTACCAGGTTCAGCAGCATCATGGGCACCGCCATGGGCTCCGCAGTCGGGGCCCCCTGGAGCTGGGGCCGGCCCAGTCCCGACGCGTCCTCCCGCACCCAGTGGACAATCTGATCCATCATCTCCACGGCTTCCGTCTGGGAGTGCAGGAGGCGAGGGGAGGCCCAGGCTGAGGCTACATCCTGTCCCATCCCCCAGGACACAGCCTTGGGATGAGAGAGTCAGTTCCTCTCCTGAACCCGAGACACGTTCACCCAGGGCCTACTTGGGGCCTGGCACCCGGCGTCCAGTAGGGACCAGGCAGATCCGCCCACTCTGCCTTGGGGGCTCCCAGTCTGGGGGTGCAGTCCCTTCCAGGCTGTGGGGTCAAGGTCTGGAAGCACAGGGagcccagggaggagggaggggcctCTTCCCAGCTGGGGGCAGGGCGTGGATAGGGCCCTCTCTGTCTGCGCCCCTGTGGGGGTAAGGGAGCGTTCAGAGGTGAAGGGGACTTGGCCCACAGATGGGTCCATGGCAGTGGACTTGCGTAGTGAGTGGGAATGCATCAGGTGGCCATGGCAGGGTCCCAGGGTGGGGTCTTCAGGGGCACCATCCTCTCACACACCTGGTACTGTACTTCCCCTGTGGCCCTCCACAGCTCGTTCATGGCCATGGTGTAGAAACACTCGCTGAAGATGGTCCGCTGCACCTTGACCGGACGGCCGTCCCGAGTCAGCACAAAGGCACACTTCTTGCCAGGAGGTGCCAGCCGGGCATAACGCAGCAAGAACTCACCACCTGGAGGTTGGGGGGTTGGCATGCCAGGAGTAAGGCCAGGACgccccacacacaccacccttGAGCCTCCCCAGTCCATTCCTGCTTCTAGACCCCTCTAGGAACTCCGCACATGTGCCCTGTTGAGTAAACATGGACAGAGTCACTGGGAGATGGGCAGGAAGGGAGCacctgcttttgctgcattcagAAGCTGAGAGTGGTGGAAGCGCTGGAAAGTGCGGTACAGGCGACAATACATCCACACCTGCGGGGTACGGGAGGGAACGTGGCCTAAGCGGCCggctggggtgaggtggggagacCTTTGAGGCGATGGGCCGTGTGCCTGAAGCTTCCAGGCTGGGAACACCGTACCTGCCTCCCCTGCAGCCACACGTACTTGAGGTCATCATACACCCGTCCCTCGCGGCCAAGGCACGTGAAGAAGCCCCTGTGGGAACGCGGGATTAGCAAAGTCTGGAAGGGGCCTTGccagcccctcctgcccctccGGGGTCAGCAAATCTGTGAGGTGCCTGAGAGTAAGGAGGGGCCTCAGGAAGGGCAAAAACCCTGCCGAGGACTCCAGAAGCTGCCGAGTACCCGTGCTCCTGGTCGTGGGAGTGCTCCATCCAGAACGCCACTACACGGTCCAGCTCCTGCGCCACGCGCTCCTTCCAGGCCTGCAGAGTCTCTCGCTCTTTCTCCATGTCCTAGGGGAACTGGGACTTGAAGGCGCAGCCCCCGCATGGGACCTAGGCCCCCCAGCCTCGGGAACCAGCCCTCGGGGATCCCCCCACCTCTGCACGGGGCTTCAGACGTCACCATCCCCGGGACCCTCCAAGGCAGGACTCCCTGCACGCACCCCACCACTGGTCTGCCGCGCTCGGAGACCCTTGctcatccctccctctcctctagGAAGCCAGACAGAGTTGGTCGCGGTCCCGTGACTGTCACTCAGCTGACAGAGCCGCGCCCGGCTCACCCACCCCCTCCTCTTCAGGTTCCGCTGGGCCTGGGGGCGGGGCTTTGAGGCCCCGCCCCCGCGCTTGTTCCTGACGCGACCCTCCCCTAGAATGGGCCAGTCCCGCCAGGGCCCCTGCTGGGTGCCCTGGTCTCAAGATCCTGCTTGGTGGGAAAAGCTGGGATGGCCGGACGGTCTGGgatgaaggggaaggggaaacgGGGCTGCCACCCACCCCGCCCTACACCAGCTACCTTTAAGGGAGCCCGGAGAGGGGCCCTAATGTGCCCTTCTAATGTGCCCCCTAATGTGTCAGGGGCCCAGGCAGGGCGGCTGAGGGTCTTGGCCCTACCAAGCCTGTAGGGCAGGGGTGCAGCAGGACAGGGAACAGCTAGTGGGCCTGAATGCAGGTCCCTCTGACCTGTCACCACATAGGGTAGACAAGaggcaagctttttttttttctttttctttttctttcttttttttgagatagtgttctgtcgcccaggcagctcactgcagcctcgacctgccaggctcaagcgatcctcccacctcagcctcctgagtagctgggaccacagttgtgtgccaccacgcctggctaatttttgtatttttagtggagacagggttttgcaatgttgcccaggctggtctcgaactcctaagctcaagcgatcctcctgcctcagccacccaaagtgctgggattacaggcatgagccaccgcacccagcctagcaAGTCCTCTCTTTTGAATCAGTTTGTCACCAACTACCTCAACAGTCAGTAATGGGGAGCCATTGGCGCTgacttcttttttctgagatggagtcttgctctgtcacccaggctggagtgcagtggcacaatcttggcttactgcaacctctgcttcctgggtttaagcaattctcctgcctcagcctctggagtagctgggattacaggcgcctgccagcacacccggcttttttttttttttttttttttttttttttttttttgtatttttggtagggacaggttttcaccatgttggccaggctggtctcaaattcctgaccttgtgatccacctgcctcggcctcccaaagtgctgggattacaggtgtgagcctccgcacccggccTCGGCACTGACTTCTTTACACAAGTGACACAGCTCTAAGGCCAGACAGTAACTGCAGGTGAGCCCACACCCCCGTTCTCTGGGCCTGTTTTCCAGCTGCCCAAATCTGTCTGTAGCTCTATGACTGACCCGATGATGCTACAAGGCAGCTGGGCTGAGCTGTTCCC
This portion of the Macaca thibetana thibetana isolate TM-01 chromosome X, ASM2454274v1, whole genome shotgun sequence genome encodes:
- the RENBP gene encoding N-acylglucosamine 2-epimerase — protein: MSKGLRARQTSGGDMEKERETLQAWKERVAQELDRVVAFWMEHSHDQEHGGFFTCLGREGRVYDDLKYVWLQGRQVWMYCRLYRTFQRFHHSQLLNAAKAGGEFLLRYARLAPPGKKCAFVLTRDGRPVKVQRTIFSECFYTMAMNELWRATGEVQYQTEAVEMMDQIVHWVREDASGLGRPQLQGAPTAEPMAVPMMLLNLVEQLVEADEELAGKYTELGDWCAQRILQHVQRDGQAVLENVSEDGKELSGCLGRQQNPGHALEAGWFLLRHCIRKGDPELRAHVVDKFLLLPFRSGWDPDHGGLFYFQDADDFCPTQLEWAMKLWWPHSEAMIAFLMGYSESGDPVLLRLFYQVAEYTFRQFRDPEYGEWFGYLSREGKVALSIKGGPFKGCFHVPRCLAMCEEMLGALLSRPAPTPTPVPTPARRGAE